Below is a window of Desulfobacterales bacterium DNA.
ACCGCTATACGTTTTTAGAAGCGGATCTGCCGGAGCCTTCAATGGAAGACATCGTTGCTGAATTAAAAAAATCCGGGGCTGAAATCCTGCTGAACTATATGCCGGTTGGCTCAGAAAATGCTGCCTGCTTCTATGCAGAATGCGCCCTTCAGGCAGGCGTGGCGCTAATCAACAACATCCCGGTTTTTATTGCCAGTGATCCGAAGTGGGCCCAGCGCTTTGCAGACAAAAATGTGCCGCTGATAGGAGACGATATAAAATCCCAGTTGGGGGCAACCATTACCCACCGTGTTTTAACCGATCTGTTTAAAAAGCGCGGTGTCAAAATGGAAAAAACCTATCAGTTGAATACCGGCGGCAACACGGATTTCCTCAATATGCTCAACCGCCATCGCTTAAAATCTAAAAAGAGATCAAAAACCGAAGCGGTTCAATCGGTGGCAGCCCGTCGATTGGAAAACGAAAACATTCACATTGGCCCCAGTGATTATGTTCCTTGGCAAAAAGACAACAAGGTTTGTTTCATCCGTATGGAGGGCAAACTTTTCGGTGATGTCCCCATGAATCTGGAACTGAGGCTTTCGGTAGAGGATTCACCCAACTCGGCCGGAGTGGCCATTGATTCATTGCGCTGCGCCAAACTGGCCATAGATCGTGGCCTGGGTGGTGTGCTGGAGGCCCCATCGGCCTATTTTTGTAAACATCCACCGCGTCAATTTACAGACGATGAAGCCTACCAAATGCTTGAAAATTTTATCAAAAAACTTCCGGGAAATGTGCGCGAAATGTCCGATTATCGCAGCAAAAGAGGGCAAAAAATTACCGCCAAAGAGCATTAACTGAAAAAATTCAAATTCGGCCTGGAAAAGATTTCCGGTGGGCGCTCAAAAAATGTTGTTACATTTTGCTTGGCCTCGCTCATATTCCCGGCTTTCTGGATAGCGCTGCAAAGTGTATGGCCGAATTTAAAGCTGGCCGAAAAATAAACACCAAATTTCTTGTAGCGCCGCAATGCTTTGGGCTCATCAAAATGTGCCTCTAACAGTTCAGCCAGCCGCAGTGCGCTGTCCAAATAAATTTCCGAGCTAAACCGGACCCCATCCGTCCACTCTGCAAACAGCCAGGGTTTTGCAAGCGCCATCCGGCCGACAGCCACTCCGTCACATCCGGTATTCATCAGCATTTTTAAACAATCTGATTGATCAAAAACATCCCCGTTGCCGAACACGGGGATGGTTACCGCTTGTTTGACTTTGCCGATATATTCCCATTTGGGCGGTCGTGAGCGTCGATCCGGTGCGATCCTCGGATGAAAGGTCAGCGCATCGGCACCTGCATCTTCGAAACGTCTGGCCATTTCAACTGCGGAGCGGAAATCATCTTGCCAGCCGATGCGGTATTTGACAAACAGCGGTATGGAGACGGCCTTGCGAACTGCTGAAACGATGTCAGTGGCCAAGTCGGGAAAATTCAGCGCAGCCGCACCAGCTTTTAGCCGGCAAATAGAAGCATCGGAACAGCCGAAATTGATGTCTACGCCAAAGAACTGTTCAGCCTCAATACGCTGTGCAGCTAACGCCATAGCAGCCGGATCAGCGCCATAAATCTGGCAGACCAATTTTGACAGCTCTGCATCCCGCCACCTGAAATAGGAAGATCGGTACCGGTTTTCCTGCGGTATTTTTCTGGCACTGCACATCTCGCTAAATAAAAGGCCATAGCCGCCGAATTGGTCCACCAGCTCTCGAAAGGCAACATTACCCAAAAACGCCATGGGCGCCATGACCAGTCGCTTTTCGATGAACGTGTTGCCGATGGCAAGCGGTTGATTGAGGATATTGGCAAGCTGTGTGATCATTTTTAGGTGGCTGTGGCTATCATCTATTTGGTATCTTTGATTTTGGTGTAATTTACCAAATCGGTAAAGCGTTTAAAAGCGCTTTATTGCTATTTGCCGGCTGCTAAGTTTGCGTCCATCGAATCAACGATGTATGATTTGAAAAAATAACGTCGATCATTTATATATTACGGTGAATTCGACCTTTGACATCTTTGCTCAGGAATGTGTCAGATGTCCATCAAAGGAATCGCACAAGATCTATATCGTCTTCAGCAGGCAGTCGATGCGCTCGAAAAAAAGTTGGTGTCTGCGCCAATAGAAGAGCGCCCGGAGATTGAACGTCAGTTGCAAAAAGCCAAAGCCGAATATTATCAGGTGCGCCGAATTTTAGACGGCCAGCTGGACCGCTAAGCAAGACGCCTGAACAACAGTATGTGGGTTGCGGATGCAATCGATTTTACTTTTGCATAGCACGCAGAGATATTCCTTATAGCCAAAAATTGATAGCACCAACACAATTCCGGTATGAATGAAAAAGGTATCGCCGTCATCGGTTCAACAACGATCGATCAAATCATCCATAAACATCGCCGAACGCTCAAAGTCGGCGGCGTTACCGTTTATGCTGGCATGACTTACAGCCGTCACGGTGTTAACACATTGGCAATCACAAACATTGCCGACAGCACCCCGCAAGTTATTGAACGGCTGCGCAATCAACAAATTCGGGTTCACAATGGCCAAACCCCAAAAACAACCTGCTTCATAAACGATATTCGCACCGACGACCGACGACAAAAAAATCCACAACGCGCCGCTCCGATCAGCCGCCAACAGGTAATCAACCATATCAAAAATCTAGCTTGTGTGCATCTTGGGCCGCTGCACCCAAAGGATATAGACATAGCGGGCATAAAATCTCTCAAGGGTTTAGATATAGAGATTATCCTGGACATCCAGGGTCTGGTGAGAGCAATTAAAAACGGAAATGTGGTCCCGGATGTTTCACCGTCTATAAGCGATGCGCTCAGCGTTTCACATATCGTCAAGGCAAGCAAACACGAATATGAGTTGATAATCAATTTTTTCAAAACCGACCTGGCGGCTTTGATGCGACAATTTACAATTCGCGAATTTATTGTCACAAATGGTGCCCGTGGCGGTTTTGTCCAGAAATTTGACGCATCAGTGGTTCGCTATGCTGCCGTTGCAGTGAAGTCCGATGGTGATTCTACCGGTGCCGGTGACATCTTCCTGGCTGCATATGTCATCGCACATTTATTGAAGCGGCGTTCGATTCGGCAGGCCTGTCAATATGCCGCCGGATTGGTTGCCCAACAAATCGAGGGAAAATTCATTAAGGACGGCGAACTGCGCATAAAAAACACTTGAGGCTGATACGATTATTGTCGCTGCGAACGTAAGGTCGAAACTTTCTTCATCGATCTGATTGTGTTAAGAGTCTGTCATCTGGATATCGCCAGATAATGTACTGAAAGCCACACCCCGGAATTGATATCTGAAAGATAAAAAAATGACACAACCACTATCACGCTTGCTTCCGGAGAATTTGCAAAACCGCTTTCTGGGTTTATTAACC
It encodes the following:
- a CDS encoding PfkB family carbohydrate kinase → MNEKGIAVIGSTTIDQIIHKHRRTLKVGGVTVYAGMTYSRHGVNTLAITNIADSTPQVIERLRNQQIRVHNGQTPKTTCFINDIRTDDRRQKNPQRAAPISRQQVINHIKNLACVHLGPLHPKDIDIAGIKSLKGLDIEIILDIQGLVRAIKNGNVVPDVSPSISDALSVSHIVKASKHEYELIINFFKTDLAALMRQFTIREFIVTNGARGGFVQKFDASVVRYAAVAVKSDGDSTGAGDIFLAAYVIAHLLKRRSIRQACQYAAGLVAQQIEGKFIKDGELRIKNT
- a CDS encoding tRNA-dihydrouridine synthase family protein, producing MITQLANILNQPLAIGNTFIEKRLVMAPMAFLGNVAFRELVDQFGGYGLLFSEMCSARKIPQENRYRSSYFRWRDAELSKLVCQIYGADPAAMALAAQRIEAEQFFGVDINFGCSDASICRLKAGAAALNFPDLATDIVSAVRKAVSIPLFVKYRIGWQDDFRSAVEMARRFEDAGADALTFHPRIAPDRRSRPPKWEYIGKVKQAVTIPVFGNGDVFDQSDCLKMLMNTGCDGVAVGRMALAKPWLFAEWTDGVRFSSEIYLDSALRLAELLEAHFDEPKALRRYKKFGVYFSASFKFGHTLCSAIQKAGNMSEAKQNVTTFFERPPEIFSRPNLNFFS
- a CDS encoding inositol-3-phosphate synthase — its product is MSRIKLAIAGLGNCASSLVQGIHYYRNKGPKDAVGLMHWDIGGYTPADIEVVAAFDIDKRKVGKDVNAAIFAEPNCTTVFCDSLPASGVKVQMGRIMDGIADHMKEYEDRYTFLEADLPEPSMEDIVAELKKSGAEILLNYMPVGSENAACFYAECALQAGVALINNIPVFIASDPKWAQRFADKNVPLIGDDIKSQLGATITHRVLTDLFKKRGVKMEKTYQLNTGGNTDFLNMLNRHRLKSKKRSKTEAVQSVAARRLENENIHIGPSDYVPWQKDNKVCFIRMEGKLFGDVPMNLELRLSVEDSPNSAGVAIDSLRCAKLAIDRGLGGVLEAPSAYFCKHPPRQFTDDEAYQMLENFIKKLPGNVREMSDYRSKRGQKITAKEH